Proteins encoded together in one bacterium window:
- a CDS encoding VOC family protein, giving the protein MMKSGELIIVVESVEKAVKFYTEKLAFDVTYLETKKDDPSALSCARLKKGKCMLQLRAPHVEELADFSFIKRCASRSIGLYIELKTGIEKYYDRCKKKKITIVTELKSLDNGTREFSVRDPFGVRLIFVQEKEGHVAKPSRNFFGLQIQDGDLAEYKKGGTHFLDRMVAQLKSYGILRRAAKKYAKLRLKNLTKN; this is encoded by the coding sequence ATGATGAAGTCTGGAGAATTAATTATTGTTGTAGAGTCTGTTGAAAAAGCCGTTAAGTTTTATACTGAAAAGCTTGCTTTCGACGTTACGTATCTTGAAACAAAAAAAGATGATCCAAGTGCACTGTCGTGTGCACGCCTTAAAAAAGGCAAATGCATGCTCCAGCTACGCGCGCCACATGTTGAAGAATTGGCGGACTTCAGTTTTATTAAACGCTGTGCCAGCAGAAGTATTGGTTTGTATATCGAACTCAAAACTGGCATTGAAAAATACTATGACCGTTGCAAAAAAAAGAAAATTACTATTGTCACTGAGTTAAAATCTCTTGATAATGGTACGCGTGAATTTTCTGTGCGTGATCCTTTTGGCGTACGCCTTATTTTTGTACAAGAAAAAGAAGGCCATGTCGCAAAACCTTCAAGAAACTTTTTTGGGCTTCAAATCCAAGATGGCGACCTGGCTGAGTATAAAAAAGGCGGCACACATTTTCTCGACCGCATGGTTGCCCAGCTCAAAAGCTATGGCATTTTGCGCCGTGCAGCTAAAAAATATGCCAAGCTTCGCTTGAAAAACCTAACCAAGAATTAA
- a CDS encoding PD40 domain-containing protein, producing the protein MIKKIWFILLLVGSCNAAPEKNFTASARKYSTIKCLGLCEKNNPAIAKIGQMVKFDLEFTDQLDIELKATSKQPTPQALKKLFADGISLCLLLKEDKDKTIGVEVFDTNSGASVFKKSYPHSADSLVLDGHRIGNDLIPALTGKSSVALSTLAFCKQVSSKQKIICVADYACKGEKDLITHKTLNVAPAWHSQAPMLFYSQFTPTRCRLMAFNMANKHQQNICAYHGLNMQPSFSPDGTQVALCMSANSDNSEIYLYDQQLCSRLKKRVFRQLTHNKGNNSAPCLLPNGNLVFCSDFQTGNPQLYHLNRETNTVKRLSNGQSYCAAPTYNAKKNALAYTRYINGNFQLFSMDLRDDSVIEKQLTRGPGDKLDPAWSPCGHYIAFTYDLKNEETGKKIPQIATFNCDSKNIRILTHNDFPKSFPAWTHASLYQL; encoded by the coding sequence ATGATTAAAAAAATATGGTTCATACTACTTCTCGTTGGTTCTTGCAACGCAGCACCAGAAAAAAATTTTACTGCTAGCGCTCGTAAATATAGCACCATCAAGTGCCTCGGGCTTTGTGAAAAAAATAATCCAGCGATAGCAAAAATTGGCCAGATGGTAAAATTTGATCTTGAATTTACCGATCAACTTGATATTGAACTCAAAGCAACGTCAAAACAACCAACACCCCAAGCGCTCAAAAAACTTTTTGCAGACGGCATATCGCTCTGTTTACTTTTGAAAGAAGACAAAGACAAAACAATTGGTGTTGAAGTTTTTGATACTAACTCAGGCGCCTCAGTATTCAAAAAATCCTACCCCCACTCAGCCGATTCGCTCGTTCTTGATGGCCACCGCATTGGCAACGATTTGATTCCTGCTCTAACCGGTAAATCAAGCGTTGCACTCAGCACACTGGCATTTTGCAAACAAGTATCCTCAAAACAAAAAATAATTTGCGTTGCTGATTATGCTTGCAAGGGAGAAAAAGATCTGATCACGCACAAAACACTCAATGTGGCACCAGCATGGCACTCGCAAGCACCAATGCTTTTTTATTCACAATTCACCCCAACCCGCTGCCGACTGATGGCGTTTAATATGGCCAACAAACACCAACAAAATATTTGTGCGTACCACGGTTTAAATATGCAACCGTCTTTCTCGCCAGACGGCACACAAGTTGCTTTGTGCATGTCGGCAAACAGCGATAACTCTGAAATTTATTTGTATGACCAACAATTGTGTTCTCGCTTAAAAAAACGCGTCTTTCGACAACTTACGCATAACAAAGGCAATAATTCAGCCCCCTGCTTGCTGCCAAACGGCAATCTGGTATTTTGTTCAGACTTTCAAACCGGCAACCCGCAGCTCTATCATTTGAACCGCGAAACCAATACCGTCAAACGCTTAAGCAACGGCCAATCATACTGCGCAGCACCAACGTACAATGCCAAAAAAAATGCGCTAGCATACACACGCTACATCAACGGTAATTTTCAATTGTTTAGTATGGACCTGCGAGATGACAGCGTTATAGAAAAACAACTCACACGCGGACCTGGCGACAAGCTTGACCCAGCATGGTCACCATGCGGTCACTACATCGCGTTTACGTATGATCTAAAAAATGAAGAAACAGGAAAGAAAATTCCGCAAATCGCAACCTTCAACTGCGACAGCAAAAATATCAGAATACTGACACATAATGACTTCCCGAAAAGTTTCCCAGCTTGGACTCATGCCTCGTTGTACCAGTTGTAA
- a CDS encoding 50S ribosomal protein L28, producing MANICMACDKRPRTANNVSNANNRTGRWLYPNVHVMRYTLKGERNVHRGSVCTKCVKSGKVEKVI from the coding sequence ATGGCAAATATTTGTATGGCATGCGACAAGCGTCCACGCACTGCTAACAACGTCAGTAACGCAAACAACAGAACAGGACGTTGGCTCTATCCAAACGTTCACGTCATGCGCTACACACTTAAGGGCGAGCGTAACGTACATCGCGGCAGCGTTTGCACAAAATGTGTAAAAAGCGGAAAAGTTGAAAAAGTAATTTAA
- the ftsH gene encoding ATP-dependent zinc metalloprotease FtsH → MSKNKKKGPFQSIPPRLPGKGPNALWLLIALLGLGVLYLFWYNSINSDLETVTYSNILTHIERNDVKTLRIQDQYVQGEYQDGKRFTGYIAPTTLFWEALKKHNVNVEIFPHDKNTLGYYFFAILPLLLLLMFFFYYRQSQGGGGSGGGKIFSVGKSKARFFSPNTITTTFKDVAGVEEAKEDLKDIVAFLKNPERFEKLGAKIPRGVLLSGAPGNGKTLLAKAVAGEASCPFFSISGSDFVEVFVGVGASRVRDLFTQARQHAPCIVFIDEIDAVGRQRGVGLGGGNDEREQTLNQLLAEMDGFSTEHGQVIVVAATNRPDVLDKALLRPGRFDRIVEVPYPDLTSRRNILEVHAKKIKLDPEVSLEKIARGTPGFSGADLENLINEAALLASKTNELTVQTAQFEKARDKILLGAERKTLIFTDKEKKMTAYHEAGHTLLNLLQPVETDPFHKVTIIPRGRALGVSWSLPERDKHSQTSNEMLARIVVCFGGLLAEKMIFNDQTSGVSNDLEQASKIARAMVRRFGMSELGPIDYTATQESGYNGQGTMNEYSEKTAERIDREVEKIMQQCYDKGNQLLTDNKEKLDLLATTLLEKETLLAQEVYELLEIQPRETHTF, encoded by the coding sequence ATGAGTAAAAATAAAAAGAAGGGTCCTTTCCAATCAATACCGCCACGGCTACCTGGCAAAGGACCAAACGCTTTGTGGTTATTAATTGCTTTGTTGGGCCTGGGTGTTTTGTATCTTTTTTGGTACAACAGCATCAACAGCGACCTTGAAACAGTAACCTACTCCAACATTTTAACACACATCGAACGCAACGACGTTAAAACGTTACGCATTCAAGATCAGTATGTTCAAGGCGAATACCAAGATGGTAAACGTTTTACGGGCTACATTGCACCAACAACGTTGTTTTGGGAAGCACTCAAAAAACACAACGTGAACGTTGAAATATTTCCACATGACAAAAACACTCTGGGATATTATTTCTTTGCAATTCTACCATTGCTCTTATTGCTTATGTTTTTCTTTTACTATCGCCAAAGCCAAGGCGGCGGCGGTAGTGGCGGCGGCAAGATATTTAGCGTCGGCAAAAGCAAAGCACGTTTCTTTTCTCCCAACACGATCACCACAACGTTTAAAGATGTAGCGGGTGTTGAAGAAGCAAAAGAAGATTTAAAAGACATTGTCGCGTTCTTAAAAAACCCGGAACGCTTCGAAAAGCTGGGCGCCAAAATCCCCCGGGGGGTTTTGCTCAGCGGCGCTCCCGGCAACGGTAAGACGCTTTTAGCTAAAGCAGTTGCGGGCGAAGCAAGCTGCCCATTTTTTAGCATCAGCGGTTCTGACTTTGTAGAAGTTTTTGTGGGCGTGGGCGCTTCTCGCGTGCGAGATCTTTTTACCCAAGCCCGCCAACATGCACCATGCATTGTCTTTATTGACGAAATTGATGCGGTTGGTCGTCAACGAGGCGTTGGTCTTGGCGGCGGTAACGATGAGCGCGAACAAACGCTCAACCAACTTTTGGCTGAAATGGACGGCTTTAGTACCGAGCACGGACAAGTAATTGTTGTGGCAGCAACCAACCGTCCGGACGTTTTGGACAAAGCACTTCTGCGCCCTGGTCGCTTCGACCGTATTGTTGAAGTTCCTTATCCAGATTTAACCAGCCGTCGAAATATTTTGGAAGTGCATGCAAAAAAAATTAAGCTCGATCCAGAAGTAAGCTTAGAAAAAATTGCACGTGGCACACCAGGTTTTAGTGGAGCAGACTTAGAAAACCTCATTAACGAAGCTGCGTTACTGGCTTCAAAAACTAATGAGCTAACCGTACAAACTGCTCAGTTTGAAAAAGCACGCGACAAAATATTGCTGGGCGCCGAACGTAAAACCTTAATATTTACCGACAAAGAAAAGAAAATGACCGCGTATCACGAAGCCGGCCATACCTTGTTAAACTTGTTGCAGCCAGTCGAAACCGACCCGTTCCACAAAGTTACCATTATCCCACGCGGCCGCGCACTAGGTGTTTCTTGGTCATTGCCAGAACGCGACAAGCATTCACAAACCAGTAACGAAATGCTAGCTCGCATCGTTGTCTGTTTTGGTGGACTATTGGCTGAAAAGATGATTTTTAACGACCAAACAAGCGGTGTTTCTAACGACCTTGAACAAGCAAGTAAAATTGCTCGTGCCATGGTGCGTCGCTTTGGTATGTCTGAGCTTGGGCCTATTGACTATACCGCCACTCAAGAAAGCGGCTACAACGGACAAGGAACTATGAACGAATATTCAGAAAAGACGGCTGAGCGTATTGACCGTGAAGTTGAAAAAATTATGCAGCAATGCTACGATAAAGGTAACCAATTGCTCACGGACAACAAAGAAAAACTTGATCTTTTGGCCACAACATTGCTGGAAAAAGAGACCCTACTGGCTCAGGAAGTGTATGAGCTTTTGGAGATCCAACCACGAGAAACTCACACTTTTTAG
- the rpsT gene encoding 30S ribosomal protein S20: MANIKSAKKRALTNEKKRQQNVARRSALKTTARKIADALAGNEVSEARELFKQAESQIARAAGKGVLKKNTASRKISRLAKRIAAAESTPSAA, from the coding sequence ATGGCAAACATCAAGTCTGCTAAAAAACGAGCACTAACAAACGAGAAAAAGCGTCAACAAAACGTAGCACGCCGTTCAGCATTAAAAACTACTGCACGCAAAATTGCTGATGCATTGGCTGGCAACGAAGTGAGCGAAGCACGCGAATTGTTTAAACAAGCAGAATCACAAATCGCACGCGCAGCAGGTAAAGGCGTTTTGAAAAAAAACACCGCTTCACGCAAAATTAGCAGACTAGCAAAAAGAATTGCAGCAGCAGAAAGTACCCCTTCAGCTGCGTAA